CCGCATGCACCGGGGCCAGGGCCAGAAAATTTACCAGTGCGAGGTTTCCCCACAAAAAGCAAACACGCTGGTGATGGTGAACCCTCCTGCGGTGTCACAGTTCCAAGGGCTACACAACTTTTGGTTCTCCTGATCCGTGATGACCCTTTTTGAACACCATCCCTGAGGTTTTTAGAAATTGCTTAAAAAGTAAAGGAAAGCAAACCCCTTCAACCATATTACCCTATGTAAACCAATATTAAGACATTTTTTTACAGTTTATAACTAGGATTACACATAAATATACCTCAACTACCCGAGGACGATCTTATATTACTTTCTACTTTATGTGTAATGCACGTTTGGCACACAAATATCATGGTGCAACCAAATGGTGCTCCATACCACGTATCTGCATTTGGCTAGTTTCGTGCACGACAATGCCAACTGTGGTGCATACGTCATAATGGTGAAGTTTTTGGCGCCTTCTGCGATTGTCGGGACTCCCCTTGACCATAAATTTGTCGGTCTAGGGCTCTTGCCCAGCTACTCTCACACTCGATTCCGTTTTGTCGAGAGGAAAGTAGCCGTTATCAATCTAGTTGTCCATAGTGACGTCGAGCGCATTGCCTCCTTGTGTTATATTCCGGGATTTCCGGACTCCCAATTTCTTGTAATTTCTCTAACGTAGTCTTGTCTATGACCCCTTCCACTAGTAGGGTGTAAGGAGTTTAGTAAGATTTTATCTCAAGTGGACCCATTTCCATTAGTGGCACGTTCAAGAGTATTATAGTCAGTGAGTTGCTTGTCAAGTGTGAGAACcggcaaaaagaaaagaaaaaagaacttGTCAAGTATGGGATGTACCCCAGAAACCCTACACTTGTTCGCAATGCTGATTGTTTTTCTTGTACTGTACTAGATGAAAAGACAAGCCCCGGATAGAAAGGAAAACAAATGGCATAGATACAAGTGGAAAGTAAATAAAATACCAAAAAGGAGGGCCTCTACAAACGGCCACCTTTCAGCGAAAACCTGAGGTGGTTCCTGCAAATTGTGCAAGATCAACAGTCCAACGCCGACAGTCACCTGATGACCCGAACACCACGGCGTCATTTCACCCCCGTCCACACGCTTATATATTCTCTCCCGTCGTCTCCCCGGAGGGCCGCGGATACACAGCGGTAACACCGGCGCTGACACACCCGCGATTCACCGTGGCATCAAGATCAGCTCAGCAGCTCCTGCCCTACCTAGTACCCACCAACCACCGACGCGGCACCACTCCACTTCACTGCGCGAGCGCGCGTGCGGGGTGCCGGCGTCGTTCGGAGGAATTCGGGGGGATGGGGATGGAGTACGAGCCGGCGCCGAAGaagccggcggcgggcgggcgggcggcCCTGAAGCTGCTGTTAGCCCTGCTCCTCGTCGGCCTCGCGATGCGGCTGCTCGCCGACCGCTGCGCCTCCCGGCTCCTGCCGCCCACCACCCGGACGGAGGAGGCCGCGGCGCTCGCCGTGACGGCGCCGCCGGCgcaggaggaggccggcggcggggacggggtgCCCGTAACTCCCAGCGGTGAGCACAGCTGGTTCTTGGGATGCTCTTCGTTCGTTGCCATTTTCTACTTTCCGTTTCTGCTCCCTGAAAAAAATGCTTTCCTCTTCTGTTTCGCTCTTCACTACCGACAGATGGATGGATGGGTAGCTACAGCTTTTAGTGGAAAATTAACATTGCTTCCAGTACAATTAATTCTGGGTTTAGCATGTACTATTGGCCACAATTTATACTCGGATATGCAGCATAAAAGGGTATCTTTTGTAGGTTTCTGAAAATCATCAGTTGATTGGAGCTGGACAATAGGGGGATATTTTCTTTTTTTGTGTGTGAGTGTGGGGGAATATTTGCGTTTTCCAGTGAGGGATGACTTGAATCTCCAATGTGTATGATTCACATATGAGTTCTTGGTTAACAAAAATGAAAACAAAGTATATATGAGAAGAGAACAGTAAAATTTTCTTGGGTGAAATGATCAAACTTTCCAAGCTCAGAAAGTTCTGCAGTATGGCTATCATGTTCAGAAATCTCAACTTAAAATATAGTTTATAGTTCCGTGGGGGGACGTGTGGATCTCCTCTCGTTCCATGAGCTTATTATTCTGTTCTGTCTTTGACCCTAGATGCATGTTTTGCTACAGTCGGGCTTGATCTGCGGCATGTGCTACCTGCATTAAATTTTTGGGGGAGTGAAAGAAGATTGTGATTGATTCATTCATCCCTATCATTAGTTTACTGAAACAAACCGATGCGATTAGATATATAGATCCTCTGTGAACTGTCGGTGTTGCCTTCAGAACAGTGTCACAGTGGTACCACAGGGTACTACTACCACCAGTGACTTGATTGGTAATGGTGTTCTCTTGTTTTTCACTGACAGGTGCAGGGATGTGCGATCTCTTCCATGGGGAATGGGTCCATGATTCCTCTGGCCCAGCTTACACCAATGCAACCTGCCGGTTCATTGAGACTCCACAGAACTGTATGTCAAATGGAAGGCCTGACGATGGTTATCTGTACTGGAAATGGAAGCCATATGGCTGCGAGGTACCGCCGTTTGAGAGCAAGACGTTTCTGGAGGACATGAGGGGCAAACACTGGGCACTAGTCGGGGATTCGATCCTCCGCAACCATGTCCAATCGTTGCTCTGCCTTCTTTCCAAGGTAATTCCATGGAATTTTAAAGCGTGTTCTTCTTTGTATTTTGCGCCTCTAGTATGAAGAAAGGATTCATATCATACATATATGAACAATTTAGTGTTTACACATGTAAAGCATTTGTTTAAGTAGGTGTTTCGTTGCCGCAGAATTTGTTTTAGGCATGTGTCAAGCTTTAGTAGTACGCATAACGAACTGTATCATTCCGACAAAAAAATAACTAATCGTATCAAGCTTAAGAGAACTAGAGAAGGATACAAAGTGGTCAAGAATGATGTGTTTATTTTGTCCTTGTTAATAAGATGAATAGTTTGCAGTTTCATTACTTTCCGTTAGCAAAGGGGTATCAGACGACATATTAACTTACTATGCTCGCAAAAAAACAAAATACATACTAAAGATCCTTAGAGGTATttatccccctctgcatttttcgCTGCAACTTCGATGGGTCTTGCGCACTGTGAATTTATCACCTTATGATCAGACATTCGACCTTGTGCATTTTTTTTATGTTCTTATACTTGATAAAAATCCACTGATGATATGTCAAAATCCGGAGGTAACAAATATAATTGAGGTAATTCTGAAGAATCTTTGATGGATTATATTCTTGTTGAGGCCGATTGCCCAGCTACCGGTGTGTCATTTTAACACCTAGTAATAACTCTAGTTTCTGAAATCCATCTTTGCCCTTTCCAACATTCAGATTTCTGTGGTACATTATTCTGTATGGCATGTAGTTGATGCTATCATTTGTGCTTGGCTGAATtttgtactcccttcgtcccaaaataagtgtcgctgatttagtacaacCGAGGGAGTAACAACATAACAGGATTTATCAGAAGCCAAAAATCTTTCAGCATGTAATTAAATAATTCTGTTACCTTCTTCAGGTTGAAGATCCTACAGAGGTGTATCATGACAAAACCTACCAGTCCCGGAGATGGCACTTCCCATCCTACAACTTCACGCTCTCCCTGGTGTGGGCACCATTCCTCGTCAAGGCGGATGTATTCGAGGACGAGAACGGATTCTCGTCGGCGGAGCCGCGGCTGACCTTCGACGTGCTCGACGCCAACTGGATAAGCCAATGGACCACCTTCGACTACGTGATCATCTCGACGGGGCAGTGGTTCTTTAAGAAGGCGGTGTACCTGGAGAAGGGGGCGGTGATCGGCTGCCACTTCTGCCAGGACAAGAGCCTCAGGGAGGTGAGCATCGACTACTCCTTCCGCAGGGCCCTCCGGGAGGCCTTCCGGTTCATCACGACATCGGCACACCGGCCGGTGGTGTTCTACCGGACTTGGTCACCGTCGCACTTCGAGGGCGGCGAGTGGTTCAGCGGCGGGCGGTGCGACCGGAAGGCCCCGTTCAAGCCGCGGGAGGCCGGTGACCGCGCGCTGGACAACCTCATGTGGCGGGTGGAGCGCGCGGAGTTCGCCAAGGCGGCCGCGGACGACGGCGGGGAGAGACGCCGCCTGAGGCTGCTGGACACGTACGAGATGTCGCTGCAGCGGCCCGACGCCCACGCCGGGCCGTACCGGGCGTACCAGCCGTTCGCCAAGGGGGCCGACGCCGGCAAGGTGCAGAACGACTGCCTGCACTGGTGCCTGCCCGGTCCGATCGAGGCGTGGAACGACATCATCATGCAGATGCTGGGCGAGGACTGAGGACTCGCCGCCGTTCGGCATGATCGGGCGGGCGGGCCAACTGGTTTTTTGACGTGGCGCGGGATGGGGGGGTGTCTCTTCTTGCTGGCAGGGGTTCATGGTGCCCAGTTAGAGGCTTGAGTGATGTTACCAGGTGTACGTTGGGACTTGTGAAACTGTGTTG
This sequence is a window from Aegilops tauschii subsp. strangulata cultivar AL8/78 chromosome 7, Aet v6.0, whole genome shotgun sequence. Protein-coding genes within it:
- the LOC109775266 gene encoding protein trichome birefringence-like 23 encodes the protein MGMEYEPAPKKPAAGGRAALKLLLALLLVGLAMRLLADRCASRLLPPTTRTEEAAALAVTAPPAQEEAGGGDGVPVTPSGAGMCDLFHGEWVHDSSGPAYTNATCRFIETPQNCMSNGRPDDGYLYWKWKPYGCEVPPFESKTFLEDMRGKHWALVGDSILRNHVQSLLCLLSKVEDPTEVYHDKTYQSRRWHFPSYNFTLSLVWAPFLVKADVFEDENGFSSAEPRLTFDVLDANWISQWTTFDYVIISTGQWFFKKAVYLEKGAVIGCHFCQDKSLREVSIDYSFRRALREAFRFITTSAHRPVVFYRTWSPSHFEGGEWFSGGRCDRKAPFKPREAGDRALDNLMWRVERAEFAKAAADDGGERRRLRLLDTYEMSLQRPDAHAGPYRAYQPFAKGADAGKVQNDCLHWCLPGPIEAWNDIIMQMLGED